The proteins below are encoded in one region of Arenibacter algicola:
- a CDS encoding AraC family transcriptional regulator, giving the protein MKLHLLNRASLQNSSFTVTHNKYSHFLKIWHYHPELELVYIAESTGTRFIGDGIEKFSEGDLVLIGKNLPHMWLNDEVYFEADSGLISEAIAIHFKEDFLGLEFLNAIEMKPILQLIKRAAQGIKFSNIEAKLIEKIKKLHSHEPFDKTIKLIEILHKLANHEEYQLLSSPGFLNSFNKTDNKGLDEIYEFVFKNFNQPIGSKDVAEIAKMNPSAFSRFFKRIHRKTFTRYLNEIRIGYACKLLIENKNNITPVCYESGFNNISNFNRHFKSITGMSPSDYIKLHTQN; this is encoded by the coding sequence ATGAAATTACACCTTCTTAATAGGGCCAGTTTACAGAACAGTTCCTTTACAGTAACACATAACAAGTATTCCCATTTTTTAAAAATTTGGCATTACCACCCGGAATTGGAATTGGTTTACATTGCCGAAAGTACAGGGACCCGCTTTATTGGGGATGGAATTGAGAAATTCTCCGAAGGGGATCTCGTTTTAATCGGTAAAAACCTTCCACATATGTGGCTCAATGACGAGGTTTATTTTGAGGCTGATTCGGGCCTGATCTCGGAGGCAATTGCCATACATTTTAAGGAAGATTTTTTAGGGTTGGAATTTCTAAATGCCATAGAAATGAAACCAATACTTCAATTGATCAAAAGGGCTGCCCAAGGAATTAAATTTTCCAATATTGAGGCTAAGCTTATTGAAAAAATTAAGAAACTTCATAGCCACGAACCTTTTGACAAAACTATAAAGCTTATAGAAATTTTGCACAAATTGGCAAATCATGAAGAGTATCAGTTATTGTCAAGTCCAGGATTTCTAAATTCCTTTAACAAGACGGATAATAAAGGTTTGGACGAAATTTATGAGTTTGTCTTTAAAAATTTCAATCAACCTATCGGCTCCAAAGATGTGGCGGAGATAGCCAAAATGAACCCTTCTGCCTTTAGTAGGTTTTTTAAACGTATCCACAGAAAGACATTTACCCGTTATTTAAATGAGATTCGAATTGGATATGCCTGTAAATTATTGATAGAGAATAAGAATAACATTACGCCGGTCTGCTATGAATCCGGGTTTAATAACATCTCAAATTTTAACAGACATTTTAAGTCCATAACTGGGATGTCGCCCTCCGATTATATTAAACTTCATACTCAAAATTGA